The segment ATCCATTTATTTCCATAAATCAAGTGCCCGAACAGATCCGGGCACTTTCATCATATAATCAGGATTAATAACCCGGATTCTGATCATCTTTCAACAATGGATTCACATCAATCGCTGTTGTCGGTATCGGCATCAGCAATAAGCGGTCATTCCATGTCTTGTTTACCACAACCGAACCGTCTGGTGCCGTAGAAGGACCATTCAGATATTCCTTGCAATAATCACTTCCGTAGCGGCGAACATCATCAAAGCGATGACCTTCAACGGCCAGCTCGATACGACGTTCATTCCGCAAGAAGTTAATCGCTTCTTGCTTACCCAACGATTCCGGTACATCCGGCATACCACAACGGTCACGCAACTGATTCAACGCTGCACGAACCTGCTCATCATAGCCGGTCGTCATCAATCGGGCTTCAGCATACGTCAAAAGCACTTCCGCATAGCGAATGGTCGGATAATCGTCGGCCGAACCATACAAACTATAATTATACGGATTCCAGGCAACCATCTTTCTATAGCTGAAACCTGTCCAAGACTCATTACCATTCTTATTAACCACATCCGGATCCCATTTATAATAGATTTCCCCGGCAGCTGTTTCATGCCATCCTTTGAACGGGAATAGCAATGTTACATACAAGCGGCTGTCGCGGTTCTTGAATTCCTTCATGTAATCATACGTCATCAAATCCGGGCTTGTAGCAAATGCTTTGTACTCATCCGCGCTCAATCCTTTTGCAAAGTTCCATATTTTTTCGTAATTAGCCTTACGAGTTTCTACCGGAATTTTATCAGGAATAGTCTTTCCGTCAATATTCCAATAAGCATCTACCAAGTCCTGCATAGGCTCGAAAGAAGAATATCCATGGTGAATAGATATTGACAAAGGGATAAAGTACGTGTACCGATTCTCATCATAAGCATACGGATCTTCCATATATTCATGTGTCAATACATACTCCGGATTAGCCGGTGTAGCATTTGCGCCTTGCCATAAAGACTCATAGCTGAACATTCCCTTGATGAATTTGTCTTTATCAATGCCCAACGATTCAAAATCAATATACAAATCCATTTCCTTGGCTTCCTGTTCCTGAGCGGCGCTCAACGAAGTCAGCTTGAACAAAGAATATTTACCGCTGTCCATAACAGCTTTTGCCGACTTCTCTGCTTCCGCATAATTTCCAAAATACAAAGCGGCTCTTGCCCGCAAAGCCAAAGCAGCATATTTGGTTACACGTCCCGACTCATACATGAAACTGCCATTATAGCTTTCCGGCAAAATTTCTGCTACCTGCGCCAATTCATCCAAAATAAAATTTCTCACCTCTTCCAATGAATTTCGTGGCACATTGGGAGCATCATACGGCAATTCTTCCGTTACGATAGCAACTTTTCCAAAATACTGGGTCAGCTCCAAATAGGCAAATGCCCGGAAAAAGCGCGCTTCCGCCTTCATACGTTCTTTCAGCTCGTCACTCATATCACACGTTTCAACCCGCGATATAAAGGTATTGGCTGTACGGATGGCACTGAAGTCGTAATCGCCATAAGGAGAAGCCGTATTGATACCGTTCTGTTGTACCATTTCCATATTTCCTTCCCAAGGTTTATGGCTATGGGCATTATCTGTACACATTTCATCCCAGATATCCAACGCGGGCATAGACTGGTAACAGCCATTCAAGGCATACCAGGCATCTTTCTCTGTCTTCCAGAAATTTTCGGCAGAAATCTCGGCTGGTGGAACCACATCCATATCGCATGATGAAAACGCTCCTGCCAAAGCGCATAACATGATTATTTTTTTTGCTTGCATCTTCATAAACAATACTCCTTACTAATTAAAATGAAACATTCACACCAAACGCCAATGATTTGGTTCCTAATGCCTGAATTGTACTGCTTGTCGCTTCCGGATCAAAGTCTTTCATCTTATGATCTGCACGGATGGTAAACAGATTTTCACCTGTTATATATACCTTCAACGAAGACAGGCCCAAACGA is part of the Parabacteroides sp. AD58 genome and harbors:
- a CDS encoding RagB/SusD family nutrient uptake outer membrane protein, producing the protein MKMQAKKIIMLCALAGAFSSCDMDVVPPAEISAENFWKTEKDAWYALNGCYQSMPALDIWDEMCTDNAHSHKPWEGNMEMVQQNGINTASPYGDYDFSAIRTANTFISRVETCDMSDELKERMKAEARFFRAFAYLELTQYFGKVAIVTEELPYDAPNVPRNSLEEVRNFILDELAQVAEILPESYNGSFMYESGRVTKYAALALRARAALYFGNYAEAEKSAKAVMDSGKYSLFKLTSLSAAQEQEAKEMDLYIDFESLGIDKDKFIKGMFSYESLWQGANATPANPEYVLTHEYMEDPYAYDENRYTYFIPLSISIHHGYSSFEPMQDLVDAYWNIDGKTIPDKIPVETRKANYEKIWNFAKGLSADEYKAFATSPDLMTYDYMKEFKNRDSRLYVTLLFPFKGWHETAAGEIYYKWDPDVVNKNGNESWTGFSYRKMVAWNPYNYSLYGSADDYPTIRYAEVLLTYAEARLMTTGYDEQVRAALNQLRDRCGMPDVPESLGKQEAINFLRNERRIELAVEGHRFDDVRRYGSDYCKEYLNGPSTAPDGSVVVNKTWNDRLLLMPIPTTAIDVNPLLKDDQNPGY